From a region of the Metabacillus sp. FJAT-52054 genome:
- a CDS encoding recombinase family protein, producing MKIGYARVSTANQDLEGQIKTLEKEGCDKIYSEKFTGTKADRPKFQEVLSILQEGNTLVVTKLDRFARSTTDAIETVKRLFQKGVKVHVLNMGLVEDTPTGRLIFNIMSSFAEFERDMIVERTQEGKAIAKQREDFREGRPNKYSKKQLEHALKLLETHSYKEVENMTGISKSTLIRAKKKATK from the coding sequence ATGAAAATAGGATATGCAAGGGTTAGTACAGCAAATCAAGATTTAGAAGGACAAATTAAAACACTAGAAAAAGAGGGCTGCGACAAAATCTATTCTGAGAAGTTTACAGGAACGAAAGCAGACCGCCCCAAGTTCCAAGAGGTTCTTTCTATTCTTCAAGAGGGTAATACTTTAGTTGTTACTAAACTAGATCGCTTTGCACGTTCTACTACTGACGCAATAGAAACAGTAAAAAGGCTATTTCAAAAAGGTGTCAAAGTACACGTTCTTAACATGGGGCTTGTGGAAGATACGCCAACTGGACGCCTAATCTTTAACATTATGAGTTCCTTTGCAGAATTTGAAAGAGATATGATTGTAGAACGTACTCAGGAAGGTAAGGCTATCGCTAAACAGCGTGAAGATTTCAGAGAAGGCAGACCTAATAAGTACAGCAAGAAGCAACTAGAACACGCTTTAAAGCTATTAGAAACACATTCATATAAAGAAGTCGAGAACATGACAGGGATTAGTAAAAGTACATTGATACGGGCAAAGAAAAAGGCGACTAAATAA